Proteins from a single region of Clostridia bacterium:
- a CDS encoding carboxypeptidase M32 produces the protein MTAKEALEKYTALEKTLFALGHAESMLYYDGATVAPKGSAGVRASTLGELSRLTYQFATSPETIEIVGTLAADLDSLDAVTRRKVTENVRDLERMRRVPEDVFVEYTELSAKADAVWHDAKEKNDFASFEPYLQKMFDMTKLVRSCEEPGKDPYDTALDAHERGLDRATCDAFFAGLREKLVPLINEVKEHADRVDDTPLKRRFPIEKQRKFSDFVMGLMDIDPNHCVLGETEHPFTIDFSRDDVRITTHYHENAFASSMYSVIHEGGHALYELHTGRELAGTELGSGASMAIHESQSRFYENVIGRSREFCSLIYPWLKAEFAPNLDDVSEDDFYRMINKSEPSLIRTEADELTYCMHVMVRYELEKRMFTGELKAKDLPAEWNRLYKEYLGVDVPDDRRGVLQDSHWSNGNIGYFPTYAIGSAYGGQYIERINRDFDLFAAVKDGDFARINGWLEEHIWKYGRMLDPVPLFESVCGKFDVNYYVAYLEKKFRDVYRLG, from the coding sequence ATGACTGCAAAGGAAGCGCTCGAAAAATACACCGCGCTGGAGAAGACACTTTTCGCTCTCGGACACGCGGAATCAATGCTTTATTACGACGGAGCGACCGTCGCGCCGAAGGGCTCGGCGGGAGTACGCGCCTCCACGTTGGGCGAGCTTTCGCGCCTGACCTATCAGTTCGCGACTTCGCCCGAAACGATCGAGATCGTCGGCACGCTCGCCGCTGATCTCGATTCGCTCGACGCCGTAACGCGCCGCAAGGTCACGGAGAACGTCCGCGACCTCGAGCGTATGCGTCGCGTGCCGGAGGACGTCTTCGTCGAATACACCGAGCTTTCCGCCAAGGCAGACGCGGTCTGGCACGACGCCAAGGAGAAGAACGACTTCGCATCCTTCGAGCCGTATCTGCAGAAGATGTTTGATATGACGAAGCTCGTGCGCAGCTGCGAGGAACCCGGCAAGGACCCTTACGACACCGCGCTTGACGCCCACGAACGCGGACTCGACCGCGCGACCTGCGACGCCTTCTTCGCCGGACTGCGCGAAAAGCTCGTGCCGCTCATCAACGAGGTCAAGGAGCACGCCGACCGCGTCGACGACACGCCGCTGAAACGCCGCTTCCCCATCGAAAAGCAGCGCAAGTTCTCCGACTTCGTCATGGGGCTTATGGATATCGACCCGAACCACTGCGTGCTCGGAGAAACGGAGCATCCGTTCACCATCGACTTCTCGCGCGACGACGTGCGCATCACGACGCACTATCACGAGAACGCCTTCGCTTCCTCGATGTACTCGGTCATCCACGAGGGCGGCCACGCGCTTTACGAGCTTCACACGGGACGCGAGCTCGCCGGCACCGAGCTCGGCAGCGGAGCATCCATGGCGATACACGAGAGCCAGTCCCGCTTCTACGAGAACGTCATCGGGCGCAGCCGCGAGTTCTGCTCCCTTATCTACCCCTGGCTGAAGGCGGAGTTCGCGCCCAACCTCGACGACGTCAGCGAGGACGATTTCTACCGCATGATAAACAAATCCGAGCCGTCGCTTATACGCACGGAGGCGGACGAGCTGACCTACTGCATGCACGTTATGGTGCGCTACGAGCTTGAAAAGCGCATGTTCACCGGCGAGTTGAAGGCGAAGGACCTCCCCGCCGAGTGGAACCGGCTCTATAAGGAATACCTCGGCGTGGACGTGCCGGACGACAGACGCGGAGTGCTGCAGGACTCCCACTGGTCGAACGGCAACATCGGCTACTTCCCCACCTACGCCATCGGTTCCGCCTACGGCGGGCAGTATATCGAGCGCATCAACCGCGACTTCGACCTCTTCGCCGCCGTCAAAGACGGCGACTTCGCCCGCATCAACGGCTGGCTGGAGGAGCATATATGGAAGTACGGCAGGATGCTCGACCCCGTGCCGCTGTTCGAGTCGGTCTGCGGCAAGTTTGACGTAAATTATTACGTCGCCTACCTCGAGAAGAAGTTCCGCGACGTTTACCGGCTCGGGTAA
- the ftsE gene encoding cell division ATP-binding protein FtsE, translating into MIEFKDVSMRYNGKNGKKRALNGVSFTINDGEFVFITGESGAGKTTITKLMIREETANSGEIIINGFNLLKMKKKEIPFLRRSMGIVFQDYKLIPTLTVFENVAFAMRVIGAPVKHIRNRVPYMLDLVGLSEKANVLPSELSGGEQQRVALARALVNNPSLLIADEPTGNLDPKLSTEMMYLLDRINEKGTTIVIMTHEKELVNAMQKRVIAIKEGVVISDAEGGYVI; encoded by the coding sequence ATGATAGAGTTCAAAGACGTTTCTATGCGGTATAACGGCAAAAACGGCAAGAAACGGGCGCTTAACGGCGTGAGCTTTACGATAAACGACGGGGAGTTCGTCTTCATCACCGGCGAAAGCGGCGCGGGCAAAACGACCATCACGAAGCTGATGATCCGCGAAGAAACCGCCAACTCCGGAGAGATCATCATCAACGGATTCAACCTGCTGAAGATGAAGAAGAAGGAGATCCCGTTCCTGCGGCGCTCGATGGGCATAGTCTTTCAGGATTACAAACTGATTCCGACTCTGACCGTTTTCGAGAACGTCGCGTTCGCGATGCGCGTCATCGGCGCGCCGGTAAAGCACATACGCAACCGCGTTCCGTATATGCTCGACCTCGTCGGACTTTCCGAGAAGGCGAACGTCCTGCCGTCCGAGCTTTCCGGCGGCGAGCAGCAGCGCGTCGCGCTTGCCCGCGCGCTCGTCAACAATCCGTCGCTGCTTATAGCGGACGAGCCCACCGGTAACCTCGACCCCAAGCTTTCGACGGAAATGATGTATCTGCTCGATAGGATTAACGAAAAGGGCACTACCATCGTTATAATGACGCACGAGAAGGAGCTCGTCAACGCGATGCAGAAGCGAGTCATCGCGATCAAGGAGGGCGTCGTCATCAGCGACGCCGAAGGCGGGTACGTGATATGA
- the ftsX gene encoding permease-like cell division protein FtsX translates to MSKNKVTKYSWGRSMLSTKFNKPMAIVSVSVLTVCLLLLGTFVLVSMNISSYLNRLGEANVVRVYPPYTATQSEVYDLKTALEAADNVATVTYVPKEEGAEEFKQSYSEYGDILDGFEANPLPDKFVITLKDMTRTSETISVLQSIEGVEKVTWSASATRTIVTIKRVLEIAGGAVVIILAIISAFIISNTIRASMQNRSLEIGIMRLVGAKNSFIRKPFIIEGFLIGVIGSVIAYVIEYFIYVYGMQKLIGSIELLKPMPFKEIALPLAGSFLLVGVLTGVLGSVISVRKHLKV, encoded by the coding sequence ATGAGCAAGAATAAAGTCACGAAGTATTCGTGGGGGCGCTCGATGCTCAGCACGAAGTTCAATAAACCGATGGCGATCGTTTCCGTCAGCGTGCTGACTGTGTGCCTGCTGCTGCTCGGAACGTTCGTCCTTGTATCGATGAACATTTCAAGCTATCTCAACCGGCTCGGCGAAGCGAACGTGGTGCGCGTATATCCGCCTTACACCGCGACGCAGAGCGAGGTGTACGACCTGAAGACTGCGCTCGAGGCGGCGGATAACGTCGCGACCGTGACCTACGTTCCGAAGGAAGAGGGCGCGGAGGAATTCAAACAGTCATACAGTGAATACGGCGACATTCTTGACGGCTTTGAGGCGAATCCTCTGCCGGATAAGTTCGTGATAACGCTCAAGGATATGACCAGGACGAGCGAGACCATTTCCGTTCTCCAGTCGATCGAAGGGGTGGAGAAGGTAACGTGGTCGGCTTCCGCCACGCGCACGATAGTCACTATAAAGCGGGTGCTTGAAATAGCGGGCGGCGCGGTAGTCATAATTCTGGCGATCATTTCCGCGTTCATTATTTCAAACACTATACGCGCCTCGATGCAGAACCGCAGTCTCGAGATCGGGATCATGCGGCTCGTCGGCGCGAAAAACAGCTTTATCAGAAAGCCGTTCATCATCGAAGGATTCCTCATCGGCGTTATCGGCAGCGTCATCGCCTACGTCATCGAGTATTTCATATACGTTTACGGAATGCAGAAGCTCATAGGCTCGATCGAACTTCTGAAGCCTATGCCGTTCAAAGAGATCGCGCTTCCGCTCGCGGGGTCGTTCCTGCTTGTCGGCGTGCTGACCGGCGTTCTCGGCAGCGTGATTTCCGTCAGAAAGCATCTGAAGGTCTGA
- the rbfA gene encoding 30S ribosome-binding factor RbfA → MASHAFRNTSENIKRELDSIFKEVKSRELEGKFVSIARLEMSKDMSVAKVYVSTLSGMEKTQKVVAALKAAKGFIRGELSHRLDLRHTPELVFIPDDSMEYGARISKLIDDSVAHEHTEREEND, encoded by the coding sequence ATGGCGTCTCATGCGTTCAGGAACACAAGTGAAAACATAAAGCGCGAGCTTGATTCGATATTCAAAGAGGTCAAGAGCCGCGAGCTTGAAGGCAAGTTCGTATCCATTGCGCGGCTCGAAATGTCGAAGGATATGTCCGTCGCGAAGGTCTACGTCAGCACGCTTTCCGGCATGGAGAAGACGCAGAAGGTAGTCGCGGCGCTGAAAGCGGCGAAGGGCTTTATCCGCGGCGAGCTTTCGCACAGGCTCGACCTGCGGCACACGCCCGAGCTCGTCTTCATACCGGACGATTCGATGGAATACGGCGCGCGCATATCAAAGCTTATCGACGACAGCGTCGCGCACGAGCATACCGAGAGGGAAGAGAATGACTGA
- a CDS encoding helix-turn-helix domain-containing protein, with the protein MSNRLFQTVIQQMKDVVGRTIGVIDDNNVVVSCSDLSLIGKSFGGIMDELSYTNDTLSLAGRTYKKLGWLTKADYAVFVDGDDERAKYSAAILSVSLDNIKAYYDEKYDKAAFIKNVLLDNILPGELRNKIGELQINNEVDRVVMLVRIDERTDISLFDVIRNLFPEKNQDFVIRISENEIAIVKEVKEHKEPTTLNKLGFSIVDTLKGEFFADATVGVSNVVSSVAELARAFKEAQTAIEVGKVFETENNVVNYATLGIARLIYHLPTTLCEMYMDEVFKSGTIDSLDHETLFTIQKFFENNLNVSETSRKLFVHRNTLVYRLDKIKKLTGLDLREFENAIVFKVALMVHKYLQEKPVKY; encoded by the coding sequence ATGTCAAACAGACTGTTTCAGACTGTGATCCAGCAGATGAAGGACGTTGTCGGCAGAACGATAGGCGTTATCGACGATAACAACGTCGTCGTTTCATGCAGCGACCTTTCGCTGATAGGCAAGTCCTTCGGCGGCATAATGGACGAGTTGTCGTACACCAACGACACCCTTTCTCTTGCCGGCAGGACGTATAAAAAGCTCGGTTGGCTGACTAAGGCGGATTACGCCGTCTTCGTCGACGGCGACGACGAGCGCGCAAAGTATTCCGCTGCGATCCTGTCGGTGTCTCTCGACAACATAAAGGCGTATTACGACGAAAAATACGACAAGGCCGCGTTCATAAAGAACGTGCTGCTCGATAACATACTTCCCGGCGAGCTCCGCAACAAGATAGGGGAGCTCCAGATCAACAACGAGGTCGACCGCGTCGTTATGCTCGTTCGTATCGACGAGCGGACCGACATATCGCTTTTCGACGTCATCCGCAATCTTTTCCCCGAGAAGAATCAGGATTTTGTCATCCGCATCAGCGAGAATGAGATCGCCATCGTCAAGGAGGTCAAAGAGCATAAGGAGCCGACGACGCTAAACAAACTCGGCTTCTCGATCGTTGACACTCTTAAGGGAGAGTTTTTCGCGGATGCGACCGTCGGCGTCAGCAACGTCGTATCCTCGGTCGCGGAGCTTGCCCGTGCGTTCAAGGAAGCGCAGACCGCCATCGAGGTCGGAAAGGTCTTCGAGACGGAGAACAACGTCGTCAATTACGCGACGCTCGGCATAGCGCGTCTTATCTACCATCTGCCGACGACCTTGTGCGAGATGTATATGGACGAGGTCTTCAAGTCCGGCACCATCGACAGTCTCGATCACGAAACGCTGTTCACGATCCAGAAGTTCTTCGAGAACAACCTCAACGTATCCGAGACCTCACGCAAGCTGTTCGTCCACAGAAACACCCTCGTCTACCGCCTTGACAAGATCAAGAAGCTGACGGGGCTCGACCTGCGCGAATTCGAGAACGCCATCGTCTTCAAGGTGGCGCTCATGGTCCACAAGTACCTTCAGGAAAAGCCCGTCAAGTATTGA
- a CDS encoding DHH family phosphoesterase, with amino-acid sequence MTDLQRAAEMLKAADGIMIITHAHPDGDTVGAGFALLHALMALGKRCFVANPDEIPPSLICVSGAERLPVEFEPDFIVAVDVAETQLAAGLAPYCERADLCIDHHKSNKRYAKFTALDENAASAGEMVYELLGILGVGMTREIATALYAALSTDTGCFRYRNNTPKTMRAAAETMEAGADFSSMNKAFFETVSAERVKLLSQLYGNVEIFAGGRLAVSHVDLRGCSEDDYDGLSGELRKVDGVVGAVLLRRTGENEYKISARSNPGFDCSALCAVFGGGGHEGAAGANVYGELSDCLGRVKAAMEDQLRRNA; translated from the coding sequence ATGACTGATCTGCAGCGGGCGGCCGAAATGCTGAAAGCCGCCGACGGCATAATGATAATCACTCACGCGCACCCCGACGGAGACACCGTCGGAGCGGGCTTTGCCTTACTGCACGCGCTGATGGCGCTGGGCAAGCGCTGCTTCGTCGCGAATCCGGACGAGATCCCGCCGAGCCTGATATGCGTTTCGGGCGCGGAGCGGCTTCCCGTGGAGTTCGAGCCGGACTTCATAGTCGCCGTCGACGTAGCCGAAACACAGCTTGCGGCCGGACTCGCGCCGTACTGTGAGCGGGCCGACCTCTGCATCGACCACCACAAGAGCAACAAGCGCTACGCAAAGTTCACGGCGCTCGACGAGAACGCCGCCTCCGCGGGCGAAATGGTATACGAACTGCTCGGCATCCTCGGCGTCGGCATGACGCGCGAGATCGCGACGGCGCTTTACGCCGCGCTGAGCACCGACACCGGCTGCTTCAGATACCGCAACAACACGCCGAAGACCATGCGCGCCGCCGCCGAAACGATGGAAGCGGGCGCGGACTTCAGCTCGATGAACAAAGCGTTTTTCGAGACCGTTTCGGCGGAGCGCGTGAAGCTGCTCAGCCAGCTTTACGGCAACGTCGAGATATTCGCCGGCGGCAGACTCGCCGTTTCGCACGTCGACCTGCGCGGCTGCTCGGAGGACGACTACGACGGACTTTCCGGTGAACTTCGCAAGGTGGACGGCGTCGTCGGCGCGGTCCTGCTTCGCCGCACGGGCGAGAATGAATACAAGATTTCGGCGCGTTCCAACCCCGGCTTCGACTGCTCCGCGCTCTGCGCCGTTTTCGGCGGCGGCGGGCACGAGGGCGCCGCGGGCGCGAACGTGTACGGAGAGCTTTCCGACTGTCTCGGCAGGGTGAAGGCGGCTATGGAAGATCAGCTGCGGAGGAACGCGTGA
- a CDS encoding peptidoglycan DD-metalloendopeptidase family protein: protein MRRTVSIITAIVMLLTTALLCSGVIGAPAGADSLQDQINAKQSKVNDLEEKIAKLEKEGKELLSQIQLIVEQTEEIEEQIDLTNDRIKELGKAIDEQSENIAGAERDIADRTAQMEERIRAIYMGGSDSYVNMLFESKDFGSFLDTLDTLKILVAADRDMVTEFKTAKNDYESVKASLEKDKKEMSDLKADLVSQRKKLENNEARLKTLRDQNKKAIASAEKEMAKQYEEIKELIKQQSQGEYVGGDFIWPVPGFSRKSNISCYFGKAGSLWGSGKHTGMDIAGRNSAGEGIEGKPIVACNAGTVIEVKYTSGGYGQRVVISHGGGISTLYAHMKKDSPTVSKGDVVAKGQVIGYVGRTGNVTGPHLHIEFIVDGKQVDPLGYISYIK, encoded by the coding sequence ATGAGAAGAACAGTTTCGATAATAACCGCGATAGTTATGTTGCTGACGACGGCGCTTTTATGCTCCGGCGTTATCGGCGCGCCCGCCGGCGCGGACTCTCTGCAGGACCAGATAAACGCGAAGCAGAGCAAGGTCAACGACCTTGAGGAAAAGATCGCCAAGCTCGAAAAAGAGGGTAAGGAGCTGCTTTCGCAGATCCAGCTCATCGTCGAGCAGACCGAGGAGATCGAGGAGCAGATCGACCTGACCAACGACCGTATCAAGGAGCTGGGCAAAGCGATCGACGAGCAGAGCGAAAATATCGCCGGCGCCGAGAGGGACATAGCCGACCGCACGGCGCAGATGGAGGAACGTATCCGCGCGATATATATGGGCGGCAGCGATTCCTACGTCAATATGCTCTTTGAGAGCAAAGACTTCGGCTCATTCCTCGATACGCTCGATACGCTGAAGATCCTCGTCGCGGCTGATAGAGATATGGTGACTGAGTTCAAGACCGCCAAGAACGATTATGAGAGCGTCAAGGCGAGCCTTGAGAAGGACAAAAAAGAGATGAGCGACCTGAAGGCAGATCTCGTCTCCCAGCGTAAGAAGCTCGAGAATAACGAGGCCAGGCTCAAGACCCTCCGCGACCAGAATAAGAAGGCAATCGCCTCTGCCGAAAAGGAAATGGCTAAGCAGTATGAGGAGATCAAAGAGCTGATAAAGCAGCAGTCGCAGGGCGAATACGTCGGCGGCGACTTCATCTGGCCGGTGCCGGGCTTCAGCAGAAAGAGCAACATAAGCTGCTACTTCGGCAAGGCCGGCAGTCTTTGGGGCAGCGGCAAGCATACCGGTATGGACATCGCCGGCAGGAACTCCGCGGGCGAAGGAATTGAAGGCAAGCCGATAGTCGCCTGCAACGCCGGAACGGTCATCGAGGTCAAATACACCTCCGGCGGCTACGGCCAGCGCGTCGTCATATCGCACGGCGGCGGCATCTCCACGCTTTACGCGCATATGAAAAAGGACAGTCCGACCGTCAGCAAGGGCGACGTAGTCGCAAAGGGACAGGTCATCGGCTACGTCGGCAGGACGGGTAACGTCACCGGTCCGCATCTTCACATCGAATTCATAGTGGACGGAAAGCAGGTCGATCCGCTGGGTTACATTTCGTATATCAAGTAG
- the ribF gene encoding riboflavin biosynthesis protein RibF — MIFNCDDIKTPLPPCALALGTFDGVHIGHAKVIGEAASAASEGGLTARALTFPDLPGDFIETRARAPRIMSNALRERGIYACGADEICYFDLKNGGFEYTPERFVEEIVIGKLNAKRVFCGFNFRFGKGGAAGPEKLGELLSANGAELTVIPPVELDGEPVSSSRIRRLIVEGDVASAARALGRPYSTDFPVEHGRQIGRSIGFPTINNRFPQGRLIPCFGVYATRAIIDGVRHGAVTNVGTRPTVGGQEVTEETHIFGVDENLYGRIVEVEYIARIRGEVYFESLEELRLRIERDKETAEKILNG; from the coding sequence TTGATCTTCAACTGCGATGATATAAAAACGCCGCTGCCGCCCTGCGCGCTTGCGCTCGGAACGTTCGACGGCGTACATATAGGTCACGCGAAGGTCATCGGCGAAGCGGCGTCCGCCGCTTCCGAAGGCGGACTTACCGCCCGCGCGCTGACGTTTCCCGATCTGCCGGGCGACTTCATCGAAACACGCGCCCGTGCGCCGCGCATAATGAGCAACGCGCTCCGCGAACGCGGAATATACGCATGCGGCGCGGACGAGATATGCTATTTCGACCTGAAAAACGGCGGATTTGAATACACGCCGGAGCGCTTTGTCGAGGAGATCGTCATCGGCAAGCTGAATGCGAAGCGCGTTTTCTGCGGTTTCAACTTTCGCTTCGGCAAAGGCGGCGCCGCCGGACCTGAAAAGCTGGGCGAGCTGCTCAGCGCGAACGGCGCGGAGCTGACCGTCATACCGCCGGTCGAGCTCGACGGCGAGCCGGTTTCCAGTTCGCGCATACGCCGTCTCATTGTCGAGGGCGACGTCGCTTCCGCCGCACGAGCGCTGGGACGCCCGTATTCGACCGATTTCCCCGTGGAGCACGGGAGGCAGATCGGCAGGAGCATAGGCTTCCCGACTATCAACAATCGTTTCCCGCAGGGGAGACTTATTCCGTGCTTCGGCGTCTACGCCACCCGGGCAATCATCGACGGCGTGCGGCACGGCGCCGTCACGAACGTCGGTACACGTCCGACGGTCGGCGGCCAGGAGGTCACCGAAGAGACCCACATCTTCGGAGTCGACGAAAACCTCTATGGCAGGATCGTGGAGGTCGAGTACATAGCCCGCATTCGCGGCGAGGTTTACTTTGAAAGCCTCGAAGAGCTGAGGCTCAGGATCGAGCGCGACAAAGAAACCGCCGAAAAGATACTTAACGGTTAA
- the truB gene encoding tRNA pseudouridine(55) synthase TruB — protein sequence MNGILCIDKPEGFTSFDVVAVMRKATHESHIGHAGTLDPFATGVLPLLFGRCAKFQDYLTVGRKKYRASVKLGVTSDTLDRTGEVTVSGSAPDLANAEETLASFVGEQLQTPPAYSAIQVRGKRLYDLARAGKAPEIPPRRIEIYSILPLSAEGDTLTFEVECSKGTYIRALARDIGEKLGCGACLWELRRLAGSGFTVDDCVSLEEAKSNFAEHMLPVENALTGFESVTVSNRKGRLLLNGAGNPTDLPEGTYKMFDAAHGFLGLFDSKGGRMKVRTMYVIKEEAN from the coding sequence GTGAACGGTATACTTTGCATCGACAAGCCGGAGGGCTTCACCTCCTTCGACGTCGTCGCCGTTATGCGCAAGGCGACTCACGAGAGCCATATCGGACACGCCGGAACGCTCGACCCGTTCGCGACGGGCGTGCTGCCGCTGCTTTTCGGCAGATGCGCGAAGTTTCAGGACTACCTCACCGTCGGCAGAAAGAAGTACCGTGCGTCCGTAAAACTCGGCGTGACGAGCGACACGCTCGACCGCACGGGAGAAGTGACCGTTTCGGGCTCCGCGCCCGACCTCGCGAACGCTGAGGAAACGCTCGCGTCCTTCGTCGGTGAGCAGCTTCAGACGCCCCCGGCGTACAGCGCGATACAGGTGCGCGGCAAGCGGCTTTACGACCTCGCGCGCGCCGGCAAAGCGCCTGAGATCCCTCCGCGCCGGATAGAGATATACTCGATCCTTCCGCTTTCCGCGGAAGGCGATACGCTCACCTTCGAGGTGGAATGCTCGAAGGGAACGTACATACGCGCCCTCGCCCGCGATATAGGCGAGAAGCTCGGCTGCGGAGCGTGCCTGTGGGAGCTCCGCCGTCTTGCCGGCAGCGGTTTCACTGTCGACGACTGCGTTTCGCTCGAGGAGGCGAAGTCGAACTTCGCGGAGCATATGCTTCCCGTGGAGAACGCCTTGACCGGTTTCGAGAGCGTCACCGTCAGCAACCGCAAGGGCAGACTTCTGCTCAACGGAGCCGGCAACCCTACCGATCTTCCGGAAGGGACGTACAAGATGTTCGACGCCGCCCACGGCTTCCTCGGTCTCTTCGACAGCAAGGGCGGAAGGATGAAGGTGCGCACGATGTACGTTATCAAGGAGGAAGCGAATTGA